The DNA region AAAGGAATaattttggatgaaaataCACATGAACCAATAAAATCAGCAATAATTTCCATtggaaataatgatggtggtcataatataacatcatcattacaaggTGAATATTGGCGTCTATTATTACCTGGTAGCTATTCAGTTACTGTTTCTGCATTTggttatgaaacaaaaacattgccCATAACTGTTGACAATATGGATCCAACCACGGCAACTATTCTGAATTTTACATTAACACGtcgttcatcatcttcatcagcCACAAACATTACATTAGCTGATCATAGAATCTCAGAttcgattgaaaaagaagatttcatcaattcattattaccGGATTTCGTAACACCAACcagatttattcatcataattacgttgaaatggaaaaacttTTACATGAATTTCATAGAAATTTCAGCCATATAACAAGACTTTATTCAATTGGCAAATCAGTCGAAAAACGTGAATTATATGTATTGGAAATAAGTGATCGGCCTGGAGAACATGAAATTCTTGAACCagaattcaaatatattgCCAATATGCATGGCAATGAAGTTGTTGGACgtgaaatgattttattatttgcaaaattattattggaaaattatggtcatcataaacaaattgattggcTTGTTAATAATACACGTATACATCTGATGCCAACAATGAATCCAGATGGTTATGAACATTCACGTTTAGGTGATTGTGATTCCCTTCATGGTCGTGGTAATGCAAATAATGTTGATCTGAATAGAAATTTTCCTGATCAATATCGTACTTATCGTGAAAATCGTGTACAAGAAGTAGAAACactatcaatgatgaattggcTACAACAATATCCATTCGTATTGTCAGCAAATCTACATGGTGGTGCATTAGTTGCAAATTATCCTTTCGATGGTAATAATGGTactgatgattattataacgGAACACCAGATGATCAATTATTTCGTCATCTTGCATTAACTTATTCAAaggtttgaattttttttttgttttgtgaaaaaattccTTAATTTCTCCATTTTTAGAATCACCCACATATGCATAAAGGCCGTTGTTATAAGAAATGTGCCGATAATGATCTTTCCAATGAATATTATCCAAACGGTATTATAAATGGTGCCGATTGGTATGCTTTATATGGTGGTATGCAGGATTGGAATTATCTTCATACAAATTGTTTCGAAATCACCGTTGAATTGGGTTGTCAAAAATATCCATTAGCTAATGAATTACCGAGATTATGGCAAGAAAATCGACGACCAATGCTCGTATTTAttaaacaaattcatcatggTATTAAAGGTGTTATTCGTGATGCCACAAACAATGGATCCATTGTTGATGCTGAAATTCATGTAAATTGTTCAACACATACTGTAAGATCAGTATCACCATATGGTGATTATTGGCGTTTATTATTACCTGGTTCATATACAATTACTGTGACTAAACCAGGTTATAAACCGGTAAGCCGGATAGTGACAATAatcgacaatgataataataataataatgaagcaATACCAATgccaatgataattgatttcatATTACATCCATTACTTCGTAATCAACGACAATCTAGTagtgattcatttttcatattcaccattatcgtattgattatattttccatcatattttttacattctGTATGTCAATCGTATGGTGTCCAATGGTCATTATAACCATAATGGATCGTACAAAATTACCATTCAAACTATGTTTTGATTGTACAAATCTACGACAATTACTTgcagtaacaacaacaacaacaacaaacataaacgggcgaaaaacaaatacattttattattccaaattgaataatgatatcATTTTGACCGACGACGactatgattatgatgatgatgatgaagaaaatatcATGTTGAAAAggtgatcaatcaattgattgatttctacaacaacaacaacaacataaagaTCATATCGACTagtcacaaaaaaaaacaacaaaaggaAGAGAGcaaatatttattcaatctgaaaaaagaaaattgctgaaaatttatttttttactttttacTTTTCTCCTGTATAAATCTATTATTTatgcaaaataaaattcatttttgcgtttcaacaaaaaaaagaaacgcaAACTTGAAAACcttggatttttattttgccgTTATaggcagaaaaaaagaaaagaaaagaaaagattttgatgaaatgcAAATGTTTGCAGTAGCAACGATGGCAGTGATGGAAAttccagaaatttttttttattattttttttacaaccgAATCATCACTGTATTTACCACTACTTTAGGATAGCGTATGGCGTACCACTTAATTTCTCGTCGTTGATTAttgcattttgttttgttttcactgcAATGCCATGATTTGATCCATGGCAAAAGTATTTTCCAACTATGAATGTATGCGtataccaaaaaaagaaaatatttgagTCTCgagaatcaacaacaacaacaacgatgaaatggaaaaaaaacaaatctaaaacgtcatcatcgatatgaACCATTTacgatttttatcatcatcatcattatcaagtAAATAATGTGGCAGTTTGTGTGTAAGTGTGGAGGGTAGGTCatataagaatttttttcatttctttttttgtgaaaaaagaaCCATTTACGGAGAAAAAACCCAAAATGTTGATCTTCTCAAcgggtttttgttttcttatcGCGCTCCagataattgaatgaaatgtgatcaatcaatcaatcaatcaccaacaacaaaacaattgtcaacaaatgaaaaaaaagagacaatTTATCTTATATCAACATAGGACGTTCCACGTTGTCATTTTTGGATTTCGTTTCTTTTGTAACATGCaaaagaaacgaaacgaaattttcatcaaatttcaaatgatttgtaagtagaaaaaaattgcatgattttagattcattttgatttttattccatttatAATTAggaatatttcattcaataaatttgagatgaaaaaaagtgcAATTTCGGCTTGAATTTACTCAATAAAACGTTTGCCTtcccataaaaaaaacatttcaacaaattcaaaatttcccGGTGAATTgatattcaattgatttagtTAATTGTggccaaagaaaaatttttttttgttatattttttttcatattccgttgaaatttatcatcatcaaatcaaccAACAAAATTTTGTCCATCGAATCGTTTAAAATTTTACTTTCAAATCGGTGagcgtttcttttttttctgtttatatTAActcattcaatgtttttcaccaaaatcatttttctcgattcttgatgatttcttttctttaaaaattctgtttattGTGCAGAACACACACGCAGACAGCGTAATAAAGTTTATTTACGattatttgtgtgtgcgtttcATGAATTCAAATTGCTATTTTTagtaacaacaatgaaaaccaGACTATACTgattttctttattgttcatttcaaatgCTCTGATTCATTTccgagaatgaaaaaaatgatttttttcctactgTTTCTGGcttaaattcaacaaaatctaaacaattatcatccGGTGCGAGAAATGTAACAATCTAAAGATTAAagagaatgatgattcattcaatcaatgagaatttatcaaaacatgaatcgaaaatcaatgaaataatgTTGTAATTCTTGAAGAATTTCCTACTTTTTTATGTGTGCGTGGGTATGAAacgattgatgattcaaattgtcaagatgatgattaaaaaataagATAATGGTCACGAATTAGTCATCATTGTGTAGAATTTCGTAATAACCCTCTCcgcccacacacacaaacacacacacttgtatTATGTACCTGAATTTATGataaagccaaaaaaaagattatggTGATATGGTCGATGACCAATCTCAGTTCAATGAACATGtgatagatgatgatcatgaaaatTAGAATTAAAAAGTTATCGAAAAGGTCTCCACagcaggaaaaaaaaatcaaaattttttttgttctttcaaAGTTAAAAACCGGTATATGTAATCTATGGATGATGTACACATTTGCCACATCTCACAAACACATAGCTGGAGATagataaagagagagagagagagagagagagagagagagagagagaaaatctTTCAAAACTGGGTGTGTATGAATTATACAGACACACGCGTTCACATTATTGCGATTCTTTCTATCGATtcgtaaacattttttttttatttgcataataattttcgaatctaacaaacaaattggCATCTAGagcaccatcatcattatcgtttttgttttcttgatGATTTCTTCATCTTACCAATTGAATGACTACgttgatgaatcatcatcatcaagagaaaaaaaaattcaaggacaaaatcaaaaaaaaaaaatcatttgatcaatcaaacgTTTGGAtcagagaataaaaaatttctagaAAAATTATGACTTTCAACCATCGCAAACAACAATTaatatcattcatatatttattcatttgattcacatGAATAcaaaagaataaagaatctcatcatcatcatcaaaactaCAGATTGAAAAGTCAATTACACCACTGTACAATGTGTAATTATCTTATTAAAAGGGTGTgtagaaacaacaacaacaacaacaacaacaaagaagcatccattattattttggcgCCATTCtccaataaaaaatatcattaaaTCCAATCTACCATTTTGCCTTGtagttgaagaaaaatttgtcattggaaaatatcaacaacatcaaccaCATCGATATAGCATGGTAGTATTTGTGGCGTCATAATATGGTGTGCATGTGTACATGCATTAGCTGTTAATCACATCATGGTTACTGGTTctcttttctatttttgttgttgttcatattaCGCGTCcagtgaaagaaaaacagatATATagtggaatgaatgaaaaaaaaaaacaaacgacgATATATCGTTATATGGTTAAATCAACTTTTGAATTTTGGtcgttttctttcttctttaaCAGTATGCCTCTGGTGTTGTggtatatttttgtttttcttattttttttttgcattcacatcatcattaatgtgtgttttgtttagtgttcagcaacaacattttgttgttatcgtgttttttttttcttttgattttttctcaaatcgaatcgaatcaaatgtgtcgtatatatgatgattgatatcgaatcatttgatcatgatcCGTTTCCTGTTCAAAGTTTCTAATAAAAGTTTGTTTTCGTTAATAATATACACAATACTACTACCCTGATGACAAAGTTcaattcataatgatcaaccagaagaaaaaacaacaacaacaacaaccaacaattttcatttggccatcattttgaattttattttctccttttttttcttattattattattatcaatcagtcgatcaatcaattgatcgatcgatatatttgacgacaaaataaacattgtACATTTCATGTCTGTCATGAGTTCAATGTGTTTTCATGTGttcaattgttgattttgtctAAAACTACCACTATAGTTGAActtgtttttgaattgaaaaaatgggTTAAGTTTAAAGTTTTGAAATATGATACCcaaatatatgaaatttgtttttctctctctctccatgTGTATGTATGACCAATTTTGATCAGATCAAATTAAATATTcggtcattttgtttgtttcatccTGTTTGTTACATTTAAAAAAcg from Dermatophagoides farinae isolate YC_2012a chromosome 5, ASM2471394v1, whole genome shotgun sequence includes:
- the LOC124499813 gene encoding carboxypeptidase D, whose protein sequence is MLLMMMMMIFISKPIKLSTTTKLLWLKFYCFLFIFVIYIIDNGYNCINNNNNKNETTTTTAVKTWKKNLNYQQTILFMQQLKNDHPKLVQLISLGKSVKQNDIWLLRLSTEQNHRNEHFDDHEELYKYYDQSRQLLRPTVKLLATIHGNEPLGKQLLLALAEYLAIGYSHNNDQRIVRLLNTVNVELVPIVNPDGFQQANESDCNGIRSPRYRWNGRENANNVDLDQNFFISLDDDRMNYSKQSIEPETLAIMTWIITNPSLILSASIHTGLKVVSYPFYYQHMKTMDDLLFRKISKNYIDSYRNAQDFLNNSCMQSEHFIDGISIGHEMELHDPSDDDDDQPQPITGTMSDFNYLNTNCMEIDLYLSCCKYPNSSVLETEWLDNRESLLKFIETAHWGIKGIILDENTHEPIKSAIISIGNNDGGHNITSSLQGEYWRLLLPGSYSVTVSAFGYETKTLPITVDNMDPTTATILNFTLTRRSSSSSATNITLADHRISDSIEKEDFINSLLPDFVTPTRFIHHNYVEMEKLLHEFHRNFSHITRLYSIGKSVEKRELYVLEISDRPGEHEILEPEFKYIANMHGNEVVGREMILLFAKLLLENYGHHKQIDWLVNNTRIHLMPTMNPDGYEHSRLGDCDSLHGRGNANNVDLNRNFPDQYRTYRENRVQEVETLSMMNWLQQYPFVLSANLHGGALVANYPFDGNNGTDDYYNGTPDDQLFRHLALTYSKNHPHMHKGRCYKKCADNDLSNEYYPNGIINGADWYALYGGMQDWNYLHTNCFEITVELGCQKYPLANELPRLWQENRRPMLVFIKQIHHGIKGVIRDATNNGSIVDAEIHVNCSTHTVRSVSPYGDYWRLLLPGSYTITVTKPGYKPVSRIVTIIDNDNNNNNEAIPMPMIIDFILHPLLRNQRQSSSDSFFIFTIIVLIIFSIIFFTFCMSIVWCPMVIITIMDRTKLPFKLCFDCTNLRQLLAVTTTTTTNINGRKTNTFYYSKLNNDIILTDDDYDYDDDDEENIMLKR